GGCTGCCATGCCCACACATTCTTCCCGGTGAGCTTTCAGGGTTTCCAGAAGGTCGATGGCTACTGGTTTATCCAGAGGGGAAGCAGGCAGGGATTTCTGTTGCAGGAAATACTCGTCACGCATGATTTCACGAATCATAGAGAAAGACCTCCGTTACTGATCAAATTTGCTACCATTGTACCATAGTTGTCCTTCCTAAAGGGGAACACAATCAGAAATATGCTATAATATTTATATTCCAGTTTATGAACCGCTGATTCTAGGAGGTATATGAGACGAACACAATGGACAGGACACACACGACGGTTGTCATCGTGCATAACGGTGTGTTTGAGTACACTATGAATCAGATTGGCTGGTCGTATTATATTCGTAATGGCGGGTACTACTATTGATTGTGAACTAGCGGGGGCAGGGAAATGGAACTGAAGAAAATCGAATACAAGCTGACGGTCTGTAAGGTGGCAGATGCATCCGAGATCGATATGGCCGCTGATTTTTACTTTGTCGGGAAAACGGATGAAGAAGTGTCGCTGGTGTGCAGGACAGAGAACACACCTGCAAAGACGGTAGAACGGGATGACGGGTGGAGAGGCTTCCGCATTCAAGGCGTCCTTGACTTTTCGCTCATCGGCATCCTGTCGAAATTGTCCGGGATCCTTGCCAAACATGAGATCGGCATCTTTGCGATATCCACGTACAATACAGACTACATTTTGGTCAAAGAAGAAAACTTTGCGCGGGCATTGAGCGTCTTGGCTGCGGAAGGCTATCGCGTCGTATGATTTCCGGGTGCCAGGGAAGTGGAGGATGAGCGCATGACGATCCAATCCTTGAGCTATATCGTTGCGGTGGCCGAGGCGGGGTCCATCACGCTGGGCATCCTCTATCTGTGCGGCAGGAATGAAGCGTTCCTGCGGAAGACGATGGATGAGATGGAGCTGCGCTTCCAGGAACTGTTCACCGCCGCTCCGCATGCCTTCCTTCGGTATGCTGAAGGGCCGAAGGAGTATAGTTTGGAATGAGCTGTTTTTTAGGCAAGATAAGTTTTTAACATCCGTTGAACAGCCATTTCCAGCTTCATCTTGCCCTCGCTGAGACACCACTCGAAGATACAGCCCTTTACAATCGTGCAGATATCCGCACTCATTTGGTGGATATCTGCATTTTTTTGTATGAAGCCTTCTGCCTGTGCCTTGACAAACTCCTGCTCGCATCTGGCCATGACCGTTCCAGCGGCAAACTTCCCGTCTTTTTCTCCCATATAGGTGTGGAGTGCCTGATTGTCCGGCGTGTAAAAACTACGCATAAAAGCTATGCCAAGGTTCATGTACTTCCGGATAAGGAGCATATATAATTCTGCTATGCGTCCGGCAATATCGGAGGGTGGAGCCGTAAGCTCGACTGTCTCGAAGGAGAGCCCTCGCACAAAGTGCATCATCAGGTCATCCTTATTACGGAAGTGATAATAAAATGTTCCCGTGGCAATATCCGCTTTCTCGCAGACACGCCGCACCGTGATACAGTCCGCGCCTTGTTCCTCGATGAGGGCTATGGCCGCAGCTATGATTTTTTCCTTATTTTCTTCGGGATTGTCCTTTTTAGGAGGACGACCACATTTTTTCATGTCGCTTACCTTCTTCAAAATTATTTTTAGAACACGT
This region of Acidaminococcus timonensis genomic DNA includes:
- a CDS encoding TetR/AcrR family transcriptional regulator — protein: MKKCGRPPKKDNPEENKEKIIAAAIALIEEQGADCITVRRVCEKADIATGTFYYHFRNKDDLMMHFVRGLSFETVELTAPPSDIAGRIAELYMLLIRKYMNLGIAFMRSFYTPDNQALHTYMGEKDGKFAAGTVMARCEQEFVKAQAEGFIQKNADIHQMSADICTIVKGCIFEWCLSEGKMKLEMAVQRMLKTYLA
- a CDS encoding ACT domain-containing protein, encoding MELKKIEYKLTVCKVADASEIDMAADFYFVGKTDEEVSLVCRTENTPAKTVERDDGWRGFRIQGVLDFSLIGILSKLSGILAKHEIGIFAISTYNTDYILVKEENFARALSVLAAEGYRVV